In one window of Solanum pennellii chromosome 2, SPENNV200 DNA:
- the LOC107010482 gene encoding uncharacterized protein LOC107010482 yields the protein MVFQKEHLDIFLVPSGFFVLFVYHLFLLQRYIKNPHTTVFGFENNDKIAWIQKIMQSENRDVMTALYVLSANNSGATFLATVCLTLSSLIGAWMANTSTIFSSELIYGDTKASTLSIKYISLLVCFLVAFSCFVQSSRCLIHANYLISIPNSEVPSSYVELAVIRGGDFWSIGLRALYFAITLLLWFFGPIPMFVTSIGMVFLLNYLDTNKSPLVQHHSSSRFRGNHVSCQVN from the exons atggtATTCCAAAAAGAACACCTTGATATTTTCTTGGTGCCTAGTGGATTTTTCGTCTTGTTTGTTTACCATCTCTTTCTTCTCCAAAGATACATCAAGAATCCTCATACTACAGTCTTTGGATTTGAGAACAATGATAAAATTGCTTGGATTCAAAAAATCATGCAG AGCGAAAACCGGGATGTTATGACAGCCTTATATGTTCTATCAGCAAATAATTCAGGAGCAACATTCTTAGCAACTGTGTGTTTAACACTAAGCTCTCTAATTGGAGCATGGATGGCAAATACTTCAACTATTTTTAGTAGTGAATTGATATATGGTGATACAAAGGCATCTACtttgtcaattaaatatataagtcTTCTTGTATGTTTTTTGGTTGCATTTTCATGTTTTGTTCAATCATCAAGATGTTTAATCCATGCAAATTACCTAATTAGTATACCAAATAGTGAAGTTCCTTCAAGCTATGTGGAGTTGGCTGTGATTAGGGGAGGTGATTTTTGGTCTATTGGGCTTAGAGCTCTTTATTTTGCTATAACTTTGTTGTTATGGTTTTTTGGTCCAATTCCAATGTTTGTTACTTCAATTGGGATggtttttcttcttaattatcTTGATACCAACAAGAGCCCATTGGTGCAACATCATTCTTCAAGCAGGTTTAGAGGAAATCATGTTAGTTGTCAAGTGAATTag